One part of the Bdellovibrio bacteriovorus genome encodes these proteins:
- a CDS encoding acyl-CoA dehydrogenase family protein, which yields MKNFYQDGPQLSNTFRSDETLQKILKSLLPADAQKVALPHLEHLGERAVTDMLTWAQEAESQPPVHVPFDPWGRRIDDIRTSHGWKALEKVAAEEGIVATAYDRRFGAASRVYQMALLYLYSPSSAIFSCPLAMTDGAARALELYADPDLKSRVLPHLLSRDPKTFWTAGQWMTERTGGSDVSGTSTDAHPFTGTSEFGATHSLHGTKWFTSATTSQMALTLARPDGAAPGSRGLSLFFLELRNDKGELNHIQIHRLKDKLGTKALPTAELSLQGTPARMIGGVGEGVKRIASVLNITRIYNSICAVGHMRRALDLAKDYSSKRQAFGKFLKDHPLHKSTLDSLEADFRKCIAFSFFVANLLGKEEVGEASASEKILLRVLTPILKLYTAKKSIHISSEVVEMFGGAGYVEDTGIPRLLRDAQVFSIWEGTTNVLSLDMLRAFERDQAGQILEQFLERSTADQEGLSRLKKLMALNLEEKETHARDIAFLIAELTAGFAVKSYL from the coding sequence ATGAAAAACTTTTACCAAGACGGTCCCCAGCTTTCGAACACGTTCCGCTCCGACGAAACACTTCAAAAGATCCTGAAGTCCCTCTTACCTGCTGACGCCCAGAAAGTGGCTCTTCCTCACCTTGAACACTTGGGTGAACGAGCGGTCACCGACATGCTGACTTGGGCCCAAGAGGCAGAATCCCAACCACCCGTCCACGTGCCTTTTGACCCATGGGGTCGAAGAATCGACGACATCCGCACCTCTCACGGCTGGAAGGCTCTGGAAAAGGTCGCCGCCGAAGAAGGCATCGTGGCTACGGCCTACGACCGCCGGTTTGGAGCTGCTTCCCGCGTCTATCAAATGGCGTTGCTGTATCTGTATTCCCCAAGCTCGGCGATCTTCTCATGCCCCTTGGCTATGACCGATGGAGCAGCCCGCGCACTGGAGCTTTACGCGGACCCTGATCTTAAATCCCGTGTCCTGCCTCACCTGCTGTCCCGGGATCCAAAAACATTCTGGACGGCTGGTCAATGGATGACGGAAAGAACCGGCGGTTCTGATGTCAGTGGAACTTCCACGGATGCACACCCGTTTACCGGCACCAGCGAATTTGGCGCGACCCATTCCCTGCATGGAACCAAATGGTTTACTTCCGCGACGACATCCCAGATGGCCCTGACCCTGGCACGTCCGGATGGTGCTGCACCTGGGTCCCGCGGTTTAAGCCTGTTCTTCCTGGAGCTTCGCAATGACAAAGGCGAGCTGAATCACATTCAAATTCACCGCCTGAAAGACAAGTTGGGCACCAAGGCCCTGCCAACCGCAGAGCTGAGCCTGCAGGGAACACCGGCCCGCATGATTGGCGGTGTGGGTGAAGGCGTGAAACGCATAGCGAGTGTTTTGAATATCACGCGCATTTACAATTCCATCTGCGCTGTCGGTCACATGCGACGTGCGTTGGATCTGGCTAAAGACTATTCCAGCAAACGCCAGGCGTTCGGAAAGTTTTTGAAAGACCATCCCCTGCACAAGTCCACTTTGGATTCCCTGGAGGCGGACTTCCGCAAATGCATCGCCTTTAGCTTCTTTGTGGCCAATCTTTTGGGGAAAGAGGAAGTGGGCGAAGCTTCTGCTTCTGAAAAAATCCTGCTGCGGGTTCTGACGCCGATTCTGAAACTTTATACCGCGAAAAAATCCATCCATATCTCCAGCGAGGTCGTCGAGATGTTCGGCGGTGCGGGTTATGTGGAAGACACCGGCATTCCCCGTCTGCTGCGCGATGCGCAGGTGTTTTCTATCTGGGAAGGCACCACGAACGTTCTGTCTTTGGATATGCTGCGTGCGTTTGAAAGGGATCAGGCCGGACAAATTCTGGAGCAGTTCCTGGAGCGTTCCACCGCGGATCAGGAAGGACTCAGTCGCCTGAAAAAACTCATGGCGCTGAACCTTGAGGAAAAAGAAACACATGCGCGAGACATTGCATTCCTGATTGCGGAGTTGACAGCAGGCTTTGCAGTAAAAAGTTATTTATAG
- a CDS encoding S1 family peptidase, giving the protein MNRILLALVAIVLASCGLSNRPQVNTKDSAGIMGGTLVAENAKIASGIVGIMDLQSNSICTGSIIAENYILTAAHCVIGLKPSKLRLIFGLDVDELMGAREQDIVQMYTRSVSDYKIHSSYNEVDQEEKETDWGDIALIKFHGALPPGYKPVQMLKDDTILRRGLTVTLAGYGVSQVDTEPVDARKVKNLDEALEYGEIICDEDLKNCLKVDMSGDGVLRQTKAPISSVQETEVRLDESKGSGTCAGDSGGPAYVDIKGELFLFGVTSRGSALCDSVGVYTNAVYYADWIKSTMPKMR; this is encoded by the coding sequence TTGAATCGTATTCTATTGGCATTGGTGGCCATTGTTTTGGCTTCCTGTGGACTTTCTAATCGTCCTCAGGTGAATACCAAGGATTCCGCGGGTATTATGGGCGGCACTTTGGTGGCGGAAAACGCGAAAATCGCATCCGGAATTGTTGGGATCATGGACTTGCAGTCCAATTCCATCTGCACAGGTTCCATTATCGCTGAAAACTATATTTTGACGGCTGCTCACTGTGTGATCGGTCTGAAGCCAAGCAAACTGCGTTTGATCTTCGGTTTGGATGTGGATGAGCTGATGGGCGCCCGCGAACAGGACATCGTTCAGATGTACACTCGCTCGGTGTCTGACTATAAAATCCATTCCAGCTACAACGAAGTGGATCAGGAAGAAAAAGAGACTGACTGGGGTGACATCGCTTTGATCAAGTTCCACGGTGCTTTGCCTCCGGGCTACAAGCCGGTTCAAATGCTGAAGGATGATACGATCCTGCGTCGTGGTTTGACGGTGACTTTGGCGGGTTATGGCGTTTCTCAGGTGGATACAGAGCCTGTGGATGCAAGAAAAGTCAAAAATCTGGATGAGGCCCTGGAATATGGCGAAATCATCTGCGATGAAGACCTGAAGAACTGCCTGAAAGTGGACATGTCCGGTGACGGCGTTTTGCGCCAAACCAAAGCTCCGATTTCTTCTGTTCAGGAAACAGAAGTGCGTCTGGATGAATCCAAAGGTTCCGGCACTTGCGCTGGGGATTCTGGTGGTCCGGCTTATGTGGACATCAAAGGTGAGCTGTTCTTGTTCGGCGTTACCAGCCGTGGCAGCGCTCTGTGTGACAGTGTGGGTGTTTACACCAATGCCGTTTACTATGCTGACTGGATCAAGTCCACGATGCCAAAAATGCGATAG
- a CDS encoding type 1 glutamine amidotransferase — protein MQDLLIIQHENDTPPGTVLLWAEQQGLKPHVWNIATEPAPFKPEDIKALVICGGTMDTFEEDLHPWLIDEKVFIKKCVKLGLPVFGLCLGSQLLAEVLGGRVYAAGKWEVGFVPVTMKDQTTPYTLNVFHWHQCTFDLPPGGELMATNDFFPNQAFRWGTNVVATQFHPESTLEWIHECADSVTPEHTGLVQTKKEMLESISLQQPMQDWFFKTLTQWYQV, from the coding sequence ATGCAAGATCTTCTTATTATCCAGCACGAAAATGACACTCCTCCGGGCACGGTTCTGCTTTGGGCGGAACAACAGGGGCTCAAACCCCACGTCTGGAATATTGCCACTGAACCTGCACCATTCAAACCGGAAGACATCAAAGCTTTGGTGATTTGCGGTGGCACGATGGACACCTTTGAAGAAGATCTGCATCCGTGGCTGATCGATGAAAAAGTCTTTATCAAAAAATGTGTGAAGCTGGGTCTGCCTGTCTTCGGCCTTTGCCTGGGAAGCCAGTTGCTGGCGGAAGTTCTGGGCGGACGCGTGTATGCGGCCGGAAAGTGGGAAGTCGGCTTCGTTCCGGTGACCATGAAAGATCAGACCACTCCCTACACACTCAACGTCTTTCACTGGCATCAATGCACTTTCGATCTGCCTCCGGGTGGCGAGCTGATGGCAACAAATGACTTCTTCCCGAACCAGGCCTTCCGCTGGGGCACCAACGTGGTGGCCACTCAGTTTCATCCCGAGTCCACTCTGGAATGGATCCACGAATGTGCTGACTCCGTCACACCGGAACACACGGGCCTGGTACAAACAAAAAAGGAGATGCTCGAAAGCATCTCCTTGCAACAGCCCATGCAGGACTGGTTCTTTAAAACATTGACTCAATGGTACCAGGTCTAG
- a CDS encoding AGE family epimerase/isomerase yields the protein MVENCKNWLSKDVLPLWLNKGVDWERGGFVESFSLEGEPQDVPRRSMVQARQIYSLRLGMELGLCDQEKSRKAIDIGAAALIRNYSLPSGGFIHSATKEGEAKNTTPDLYAQAFALFGLAHAYAVNPLPQYKERSRQLVQYLYNERHLSQGGFTELTDKGVQYEANPHMHMFESAVAWMAVDSDPLWKKLADEILNLCLTKFIDPKSGTLAEHFNADWSPILENGKFVFEPGHQYEWAWLMGLYQGLTGKDLTAVRENLIVLSEKHGLWAERKSVIDEVWSDLSPKTKTSRFWPQCERIKAVLQMGLEKKDQRAQYAQSADEAMATLFKFFETPQKGLWFDTWQESGEFRIQPAKASSLYHIIGAINEYVRLRPQL from the coding sequence ATGGTTGAAAACTGCAAGAACTGGCTTTCAAAAGACGTCCTTCCCCTATGGTTGAACAAAGGGGTTGATTGGGAACGCGGCGGCTTTGTTGAATCCTTCTCTTTGGAGGGCGAACCTCAGGACGTTCCTCGGCGATCAATGGTTCAGGCACGCCAAATCTACAGTCTGCGCCTGGGCATGGAACTGGGGCTTTGCGATCAGGAAAAATCCCGCAAAGCCATCGACATCGGGGCCGCCGCACTGATCCGCAATTACTCTTTGCCATCCGGAGGCTTCATTCATTCCGCCACCAAAGAAGGCGAAGCCAAAAACACCACACCGGATCTGTATGCTCAAGCCTTTGCGCTGTTCGGCCTGGCACATGCTTATGCCGTGAATCCTCTTCCGCAGTACAAAGAGCGCTCCCGCCAGTTGGTTCAGTATCTTTACAATGAACGCCACCTGTCCCAGGGCGGTTTCACCGAACTGACCGACAAAGGCGTACAATACGAAGCCAATCCGCATATGCACATGTTTGAATCTGCGGTTGCCTGGATGGCCGTCGACAGTGATCCACTTTGGAAGAAACTGGCTGACGAAATTCTGAACCTGTGTCTGACCAAGTTTATTGATCCCAAATCCGGAACACTGGCTGAACACTTCAACGCCGACTGGTCCCCAATTCTGGAAAATGGCAAATTCGTTTTTGAACCAGGCCATCAATACGAGTGGGCGTGGTTGATGGGTCTTTATCAAGGCCTCACCGGCAAAGACCTGACAGCTGTTCGCGAAAATCTGATCGTGCTCAGTGAAAAACACGGCCTCTGGGCCGAGCGCAAGTCCGTGATTGATGAAGTGTGGAGCGATCTATCGCCCAAAACGAAGACGTCCCGTTTCTGGCCTCAATGCGAGCGCATCAAAGCGGTTCTGCAAATGGGACTTGAAAAGAAAGACCAGCGTGCCCAGTACGCCCAATCTGCGGATGAGGCCATGGCGACCCTGTTTAAGTTTTTTGAGACTCCGCAGAAAGGCCTGTGGTTTGATACCTGGCAGGAAAGCGGCGAATTCAGAATTCAACCGGCAAAAGCAAGTTCGCTTTATCACATCATCGGCGCCATCAATGAATACGTGCGCCTGCGCCCGCAGTTGTAA
- a CDS encoding helix-turn-helix domain-containing protein has product MAKTARPMKTLHPMKSLGVVKAERGDIRAERLEGRVKPSVPFPHRHDFFQLVVVAGGRGQHEIDFETYPIRAGAVFVVKPGQVHRWDLQGARGYVIEFYVESLSLDAMDRELFQSLHELPEHLKLLSAPQQKEFYFHCEKMCGEFASRDRGYGSALKSHLNILILSLFRLSGRTAVKKSEGAFLGDFERLIELNFSRQHNVEFYAKALGLSPKALTMRVHRLLGKSAREMIHDRCLLEAQRYLGYTTMPIAEVGLSLGFQDPNYFSRFFKAKTGFSPGAFRDRNN; this is encoded by the coding sequence ATGGCAAAGACAGCTCGCCCGATGAAGACACTTCATCCCATGAAGTCATTGGGAGTGGTCAAAGCTGAACGCGGAGATATTCGCGCCGAGCGTTTGGAAGGGCGTGTGAAGCCGTCGGTGCCCTTTCCTCATCGTCATGATTTCTTTCAATTGGTCGTTGTGGCCGGAGGCCGCGGTCAGCATGAGATCGACTTTGAAACATATCCCATCAGGGCCGGGGCGGTTTTTGTCGTGAAGCCAGGTCAGGTGCACCGCTGGGATTTGCAGGGCGCCAGGGGTTATGTGATCGAGTTTTATGTGGAATCCTTAAGTCTGGATGCCATGGACCGCGAGTTGTTTCAGAGTCTGCATGAATTGCCAGAACACCTGAAACTGCTGTCAGCACCACAGCAGAAAGAATTCTATTTCCATTGCGAAAAGATGTGTGGCGAGTTTGCATCCCGGGACCGCGGTTATGGCAGTGCTTTAAAGAGTCATTTGAATATTCTGATTCTGTCCCTGTTCCGTCTTTCAGGCAGAACAGCGGTCAAAAAAAGTGAAGGCGCCTTCCTCGGAGACTTCGAGCGATTGATTGAACTGAACTTCAGCCGGCAGCACAACGTTGAATTTTACGCCAAGGCTTTGGGGCTTTCTCCAAAAGCACTGACCATGCGGGTGCATCGTTTGTTGGGAAAGTCCGCTCGCGAGATGATTCACGACAGATGTCTGCTCGAAGCTCAGCGCTATCTGGGATATACCACCATGCCGATTGCGGAAGTGGGCCTGAGTTTGGGGTTTCAGGATCCGAACTATTTCAGTCGATTCTTTAAGGCTAAAACGGGATTCAGTCCGGGAGCCTTCAGGGACAGAAACAACTAG
- a CDS encoding MFS transporter, which yields MSYAFLYMARYNLNVSKNAMGDMMTKEQFGIIFAAGTIVYGLSFLINGPLVDRIGGKKGIIIATLGSALMNLLMGGATYLYLMGRLKTNMVVAFSVLYALNMFFQSYGAVSIIKVKAYWFHVRERGVFGAIFGTLISFGVYFAFDWGQAIVDASKLNPEGPRTAFQNFIQHIFAIDTGATDATWLVFTIPAFILIVWALIDMVLLKDSPKEANFDEFDTADASSGDDDDVKITMGLIFKKVFANPVMITIALVDFTSGVLRNGIMQWYLIFANETKQTNPAFYAGSEFFIKNWGLLLCLTGVLGGFIAGLVSDRLFQSRRGPPAAINNFIMIFLLIAMCFFLTKNPTLFGLAAVLMTLAVIGVHSLMSGTAAADFGGKKMTATASGIVDGCVYLGSGLQSLSIGYLSAKNWHYWPLFLIPFAGLGLILALRMWKELPEATKKYILEVEKAEAQKQH from the coding sequence ATGAGCTACGCCTTTCTGTACATGGCCCGGTACAATCTGAATGTCTCCAAGAACGCCATGGGCGATATGATGACCAAGGAACAGTTCGGGATCATCTTTGCCGCCGGAACCATCGTGTATGGACTGTCATTCCTGATCAACGGCCCGCTGGTGGACCGCATCGGCGGAAAAAAAGGCATCATCATCGCCACTCTGGGTTCGGCATTGATGAATCTGTTAATGGGCGGCGCTACGTATCTCTATTTAATGGGCCGTCTGAAAACCAACATGGTCGTGGCCTTCTCGGTTTTGTATGCGCTGAACATGTTCTTCCAAAGTTATGGTGCCGTTTCCATCATCAAAGTGAAGGCTTATTGGTTCCACGTGCGCGAGCGCGGAGTCTTTGGCGCCATCTTTGGAACGCTGATTTCATTCGGTGTCTATTTTGCCTTCGACTGGGGCCAGGCGATTGTTGACGCCTCGAAACTAAATCCCGAGGGTCCGCGGACTGCGTTCCAGAATTTCATCCAGCACATCTTTGCCATTGATACCGGAGCCACCGATGCAACCTGGCTGGTCTTCACGATCCCGGCCTTCATCCTGATTGTGTGGGCCCTGATCGACATGGTGCTATTGAAGGACTCCCCGAAAGAGGCCAACTTCGATGAGTTCGACACCGCTGATGCCTCTTCCGGTGATGACGACGATGTCAAAATCACCATGGGCTTGATTTTCAAAAAGGTCTTCGCCAACCCGGTGATGATCACCATCGCCCTGGTGGATTTCACTTCCGGCGTTTTGCGCAACGGGATCATGCAGTGGTATCTGATCTTTGCCAACGAAACCAAACAGACCAATCCGGCATTTTATGCAGGATCTGAATTCTTCATCAAAAACTGGGGTTTGCTGCTGTGTCTGACCGGAGTTCTGGGAGGCTTTATTGCGGGCCTTGTTTCTGACAGACTGTTCCAGTCCCGTCGCGGACCTCCGGCAGCGATCAACAACTTCATCATGATCTTCCTTTTGATTGCGATGTGTTTCTTCCTGACAAAGAATCCCACCCTGTTCGGCTTGGCTGCGGTGCTGATGACCCTGGCGGTGATTGGCGTGCATTCCCTGATGTCGGGAACTGCCGCTGCTGACTTTGGCGGCAAAAAAATGACGGCGACCGCTTCGGGCATTGTCGATGGCTGCGTCTATCTGGGTTCCGGCCTGCAGTCTCTTTCCATTGGTTATCTGTCGGCGAAAAACTGGCACTACTGGCCCCTGTTCCTGATCCCGTTTGCGGGCCTGGGATTGATCCTGGCTTTGCGCATGTGGAAAGAGCTGCCGGAAGCCACTAAGAAATACATCTTGGAAGTTGAAAAAGCGGAAGCCCAGAAACAGCATTGA
- a CDS encoding DUF4382 domain-containing protein, producing MKNVFLKTVSLGAMVVIAACSQKVSESPSDSSSSALGQSNAEKAVVSFNLTDAPNKDLKSVVVDIDHMEVVVAGAGKAGRLILAQGLGPVDLLTLQNGVTLPLQDVEAPAGIRIQQIRLVLKPSGHYAVKGDDSICELKTPSAQKTGVKIILTNKVQFEAGHHYNIVVDFDALKSVVVQGNGGCLLKPVLKLKSAFKTPIVQPEPPVDNGGEEPSEPVVEQPEQPGTGEETGSNEESGGESSEGEELVTEPEQNDPSDDGWDYTPIVDGEDYPVVTEDELAQLL from the coding sequence ATGAAAAATGTGTTCTTGAAGACAGTAAGTCTTGGCGCGATGGTGGTGATCGCCGCTTGCAGTCAGAAGGTGTCAGAGTCCCCGTCAGACTCGTCGAGTTCGGCCCTGGGACAAAGCAATGCAGAAAAGGCCGTCGTCAGTTTTAATCTGACCGATGCGCCCAACAAGGACCTGAAATCCGTGGTGGTTGATATTGACCACATGGAAGTTGTGGTCGCCGGGGCAGGCAAAGCCGGAAGGCTTATCTTGGCCCAGGGGCTGGGGCCTGTGGATTTGCTGACTCTGCAAAACGGGGTGACCCTGCCTTTGCAGGATGTGGAAGCGCCAGCCGGGATTCGCATTCAGCAGATTCGCCTGGTTCTGAAACCATCCGGACACTATGCCGTGAAAGGTGACGATTCGATTTGCGAATTGAAAACACCGAGTGCGCAAAAAACGGGTGTGAAGATCATTCTGACCAACAAGGTGCAGTTTGAGGCCGGTCATCATTATAATATTGTCGTGGACTTTGATGCGCTTAAGTCTGTGGTGGTGCAGGGAAATGGTGGATGCCTGCTAAAACCTGTCCTGAAGCTGAAGTCCGCTTTCAAAACTCCGATCGTTCAGCCAGAGCCTCCGGTTGATAACGGTGGTGAAGAGCCGTCAGAGCCTGTTGTTGAACAGCCAGAACAACCGGGCACCGGCGAAGAAACCGGCAGCAATGAAGAATCCGGTGGTGAGTCTTCTGAAGGTGAAGAACTGGTGACCGAGCCGGAACAGAATGATCCTTCGGACGATGGTTGGGATTATACGCCGATTGTCGACGGGGAGGACTATCCTGTTGTGACCGAGGATGAGCTGGCCCAGCTTTTGTAA
- a CDS encoding MutS family DNA mismatch repair protein — protein sequence MTDTASVPGTLTKSLNNAQALHRKEQRLNLLLTRWQAKLQSHQSGRLISGLLFFASLVPLSMNAEARVGFAVPAVVLLVFIYLVIRTRNIARHLQHLQRLQQFVVRQKKRCLGQMSGRSWKQAHEASAEYPMIRDLGLVGSHSLWTVLDETFSEGGLRRLLHWMSVAPLSPDLLHKRQQQIQALRPQTWFFTRLGIQANSNELNLSTLQIQEFLKSSFVGPQFMKLFVANLLLWVLTALLLVFSVTTKTALPAMLFAAFPLLSLVSLGSVGRAFMQGTGLSHHLSALAPLFLAIEKKCESSPALAQLCPQIFKVRPSKTSQKLDTVLGFVGTQTNPILHFILNAMLPWTVTSVFFLERLRQKMVKDFPQCVTELSEFEVLGSLLIFDKYQTQTYPVLSGAMNLQCVQVFHPLLDRNKAVANDFGFPHSKSLGLLTGSNMSGKSTFLRTMGINQILANMGAPVFADSYQTVPMKVETCIEVSDSLRDGYSYFYAEVRRLRDILQTAATDTPVLYLIDEIFRGTNNRERQIGSRAVIQTLANEKTSLGFISTHDLELTVLEQSSPSVMNLHFREDIDSSGKMVFHYHLNQGPCPTTNALRIMAAEGIKVDEV from the coding sequence ATGACAGACACAGCATCCGTTCCCGGCACCCTGACTAAGTCTTTGAATAACGCCCAAGCTCTTCATCGCAAAGAGCAGCGTTTAAATCTGCTTCTGACCAGATGGCAGGCGAAACTGCAGAGTCATCAAAGTGGTCGTCTGATTTCTGGGCTGCTGTTCTTTGCCAGCCTGGTTCCCTTATCCATGAACGCAGAGGCTCGGGTTGGCTTTGCAGTTCCTGCGGTTGTTCTTTTGGTGTTCATTTACCTTGTGATTCGCACGCGCAACATCGCTCGCCATTTGCAGCATCTGCAAAGACTGCAGCAGTTCGTCGTGCGCCAGAAAAAACGCTGCCTAGGGCAGATGTCAGGCCGAAGCTGGAAGCAGGCACATGAGGCCTCTGCGGAATATCCGATGATTCGTGATCTGGGATTGGTTGGATCTCATTCCCTGTGGACGGTGCTGGATGAAACTTTCTCTGAAGGCGGTTTGCGCCGTCTTTTGCACTGGATGAGTGTTGCACCACTGAGCCCGGATTTACTGCACAAAAGACAGCAGCAGATTCAGGCCCTGCGACCGCAAACGTGGTTTTTCACCCGTCTGGGGATTCAGGCTAATTCCAACGAACTGAACCTTTCCACTTTGCAGATTCAAGAGTTTCTGAAAAGTTCTTTCGTCGGCCCGCAGTTTATGAAGCTGTTTGTGGCCAATCTGTTGCTGTGGGTTTTGACGGCGTTATTGCTGGTGTTCTCTGTGACCACAAAAACAGCATTGCCGGCAATGCTGTTCGCCGCCTTTCCGTTGCTAAGTTTGGTCAGTCTGGGGTCTGTGGGACGCGCCTTTATGCAGGGAACTGGGTTGTCCCATCACCTTTCTGCCTTGGCGCCGTTGTTCCTGGCGATTGAAAAGAAATGCGAAAGCAGTCCGGCCCTGGCCCAACTGTGCCCGCAGATTTTCAAAGTGCGCCCGTCAAAAACATCCCAGAAGCTGGATACGGTCTTGGGCTTCGTGGGCACCCAGACGAATCCGATTTTGCATTTCATCCTGAATGCGATGTTGCCGTGGACTGTGACTTCGGTGTTTTTCCTGGAGCGTCTGCGCCAGAAAATGGTGAAGGACTTCCCGCAGTGTGTGACGGAGCTTTCTGAATTTGAGGTTTTGGGCTCTTTGCTGATCTTCGATAAATATCAGACGCAGACTTATCCGGTGCTAAGTGGTGCCATGAATCTGCAGTGTGTGCAGGTGTTCCATCCTCTGTTGGATCGCAACAAAGCCGTGGCGAATGATTTTGGATTCCCGCACAGCAAGTCTCTGGGGTTGCTGACGGGATCCAATATGTCGGGTAAATCGACGTTTCTGCGCACTATGGGGATCAATCAGATTCTGGCCAATATGGGGGCTCCCGTCTTTGCTGACAGTTATCAGACTGTGCCGATGAAAGTGGAAACCTGTATCGAAGTCAGCGATTCCCTGCGTGATGGATATTCCTATTTTTATGCGGAAGTTCGTCGTCTGCGGGATATTCTGCAGACCGCGGCCACGGATACCCCCGTGTTGTATTTAATTGACGAGATCTTCCGTGGTACCAACAACCGGGAACGCCAGATCGGGTCGCGAGCAGTGATTCAGACTCTCGCCAACGAAAAGACGTCGTTGGGCTTTATCTCCACCCATGATCTGGAATTGACGGTGCTGGAGCAAAGCAGTCCTTCGGTGATGAATCTGCACTTCCGCGAGGACATCGACAGCTCTGGTAAAATGGTCTTCCATTATCATCTGAACCAGGGCCCATGTCCCACGACCAACGCCTTAAGAATCATGGCCGCTGAGGGTATAAAGGTGGATGAGGTCTGA
- a CDS encoding HdeD family acid-resistance protein, translated as MRRISTQLIFLGSVYLILGATALAFASAATLASVMVLGVVLFCVGIAQIVYGIQGRKDGQLWPHLGLGCLALVCAALIARNPIENTLGLTLAVSFLLIASGLTKFIGAVTERSLGWGWLAGSGLISLLLGGLILATFPVSAFWTIGTLVGVDLVAAGIATMGLGISIKEVREDLREAGLNSSKMNTVERRRYDRDRDDDSRTPPLH; from the coding sequence ATGAGAAGAATATCTACTCAGCTTATCTTTTTGGGAAGTGTCTATCTGATTCTGGGGGCCACGGCGCTGGCGTTTGCATCGGCGGCGACTCTGGCTTCTGTGATGGTTCTGGGCGTGGTTTTATTCTGTGTGGGGATTGCGCAAATTGTGTACGGGATTCAAGGGCGCAAGGATGGGCAACTGTGGCCTCATTTGGGTTTGGGGTGTCTGGCTTTGGTGTGTGCGGCATTGATCGCCAGAAATCCGATTGAAAACACGTTGGGTCTGACTTTGGCGGTGAGCTTCTTGCTGATAGCCAGCGGTCTGACCAAATTTATCGGTGCGGTGACCGAACGATCCCTGGGGTGGGGCTGGCTCGCGGGCAGTGGATTGATTTCGCTTTTGCTGGGGGGACTGATTCTGGCGACGTTCCCGGTATCGGCATTCTGGACAATTGGTACGCTGGTCGGTGTGGATCTGGTGGCCGCAGGCATCGCCACCATGGGGCTGGGCATTTCGATCAAAGAGGTTCGCGAGGATCTGCGTGAAGCCGGACTTAACAGTTCTAAAATGAACACAGTCGAGCGTCGACGCTATGACCGGGACCGCGATGATGATTCTCGCACTCCGCCGCTACATTAG